The Hominilimicola fabiformis region AATGGGAATATTTTCAAACATAATAGTATATCTTTTTACTTTCTCTGTCTCTCGTCCACTATTAGGGATTGTAAACTTATCCATACTCTGCACCTACTTTAAATCTTCCGTTTTAAAAGTTGTGTAACCCTCATAATAATAACTCGTGTCAATGCCCTTCATATACACTTCACGGTCATTTATTTTGTTTGTCAACGCATTTTTGAGAACATATTTAATCTCAATATCACGAATAGGACTACGCTCCATCGCAAGCAGGTAATCTTCCTTGTCAACCTTGCTCCAGTCAACAACCTTTCCGATTTCTTTTTTCAAAATCAAATCCAACCAAATACGAGTTGCTCTGCCGTTGCCCTCACGAAACGGATGAGCGATGTTCATTTCAACATATTTTTCGATAATTTCATCAAATGAGGATTGAGGCATTTTATCAATATTCTCAAGTGCCGAACACAAATACATCAACGGAGCAAAGCGAAAATTCCCCTTTGCAATATTTACTTCTCTGATTTTTCCCGCAAAGTCGTAAATATCTTCAAATAAATATTTATGAATAGCACAAAGCGTTTCAGACGTACCGGGTGTCAATGTATCAAGAATACCTGTTTCAAACAGTTTCAGTGCCTTTTGCTTGCTTATTTTTTCTTCTGTCCGTGCAAGTTCAGCAGAATCTGTTATACCTAATCTATTTTCAAGTGCCATTTTCACCCCTCCGTATTCTGAACAATTTAACTGATGATTTCAATTATATATTTTATTATATCACATATCTTGCCACATTCCAATGATATTTGTGCAAAAACTATTTCACTAAATCTTATAGCAATTCCTCTTGTCTTCTTTCATTTTTCAACGAAGAGAAATATTTTTCAAAATATTCATTACGCACTTTAGTTATTGCAATTTTATTGTCTATGGCATAATTATAGACGCTATTCCAAATACCATACAGATGTTCGGAAAACTTATTTATATCATCTTCTTTTTTACATTCCTCAACAACATTTCTGCTCCAAGCAATAATATCTTCTTTTTCGCAAATCTGTTCCAAATATTCAAACATTTCTTTCATTATATTTTCGAAAAATTCACCCAAGCAAATACACTCATTTATCCACTCAGTATTTACATCATTGAACTTCTCTAACCACTTATCTCTATTGTATTTTATAAATGCATCCTTCACTCTCACGGATAATCTAATATTTTTATCTATATCTTTATATCTAAACGTTTCGGATAACATAGCTTCCATATAATTATTCTCTATATTCATCATGCCGTAACTATTTTGATGAAATATATCTTTTATTTCATCAGCAAATGCATCTAATTCTTGTGCTTGTTCCTCTTCTGTTTCTTCATCTTTATAAGAAAATTCCTGTGTCTGTTCATCTTCTTCATCTTTATAGGAAAATTCCGATGTTTGTTCATCTTCTGTTTCTTTATCTTTTAAAAGGAATTCCACCGTCTGGTCCACGTATTTTTTATCATATTCACAAGAAAATTCCAATGTTTGTTCATCTTCTTCATCTTCTTCATCTTCTTCATCTTCATAAGAATTATAAATGTCACAAAAACACTCTCGATAATTCTTTATATAATAAAATACCCATTTATCAACGTTTATCTCAGTTTCAAGATACATACGTTTCAAATACGTCCCCAAAAATAAAGGGTATGTACTGTAATTTGTTACATTAACTATATACTTATATTTGTCATTCACATTATTATAGTGGCGTATATTTTTAATCCTATTTTTCAAATTCTTATCTTCATCCATTTTAATACTTATCATCGAATCCAATATAAAGTTGATAGGTTGAAATAATCTTTCAAATTCATATCCGCCAATACTATTGATCATGTTGTTATAGCCCTCATTGTTACTGAACTGAGAACATTTATCGGTCAACATATTATCAACAAACAATCGTAATCCGCTTATTAGTTCCCCTTTGCCACCATCAACTTTGGTTATTGCTGTACGCTCCGTTTTCGGTACTTTGCATTTTATACCGTAATTATTTGCTTCTTTCGTTAATATACTGAATATAGATAATATATCAAGCATGATCTTTTCAGACTCTTCTTCCCAAAAGAATTCGGGATCTATAAGGTTTTCTTCATTTTTATAGTTATAATTTTCCCCATAGTAAACGTTTCGAACGATTTTACTAAAAGCATTTTTCATATCATCAATAATAATCTTCGCACAGTTTATGTATTTCGTTTCGCAATGATTTTTCTCATATACCCAAACAGCAATATCCTTGATTAGTTCATCAACAAAATCAGAAAATTTATTATTTATTATTAAGAATTTCATATACGGAAGTCTGTTGAATGAAATATTGCATTTTTTATTTGGTTGAAAAAAATTTTTAATAATATATTTACGCATCTGTTGTTCTATATCTTTTTGTGGATTTTCAACATGTATATTTTTTTTATTATTCATATTTTCTTCACCTGTACCCCATGCTCCATACATGTCTTTATTTATTATGAACATAATGTCTTTTAAATCTTCAATTCGAACGCTGTCTTCTTTTTTTGTAAATCTTCCAAATAACCATCCTTGTTCACCAATGTAAAAACAAAATATAATGTTTAGAAAATATAGAAGTATTATTGAAAATATTGTATATCTGTCTTTAAATTTATATTTCTTTATATATCCGCCCTTTATATGTTCCTTACGATAATACTTACCTAAATAATTATCATCTATGCCTTCTATTATCCCTTCAAAGTATTGTTTCATATCATTTATGGGATTATATTCTGTGTCGTTCAATGTTTCAGTGAAATTATCTTCATCGTTTTCATTTAGCATCTTATCCCACACGCCATCAATCGCTTCAAATTTAGTTATAAATACTATAAACGAATTATTTTCTTTAATCGACTCTTCAGATATATCTGTTCTAGGTTCTTTATCCAACTTAAATTCAACAACATTTTCCACCAAATAATTAAACAAAGTTTCCCCCTTAGTTCTCCATTTTGATATTGGCTTTTCTTTTTCTATCGCATATAAATAATCTCCAATATATTTATATGGTATATTCGAAGTTGCACACATATAGCCAAATAAATATTTTCCCAATCGGGTTAAACTTATTGCGTGTTGTTTGTCAAACAACTCTTTTTTAAACAATCCTTCTTCATTCGTTATATTCCATCTCAGTAGATAACGAAATCTACGTTCATATTTCATACGCAGTTTGTTTTCTTCATTCGTATCCTGCTCACAAAATTTCTTCCACATCACA contains the following coding sequences:
- the fic gene encoding protein adenylyltransferase Fic, whose translation is MALENRLGITDSAELARTEEKISKQKALKLFETGILDTLTPGTSETLCAIHKYLFEDIYDFAGKIREVNIAKGNFRFAPLMYLCSALENIDKMPQSSFDEIIEKYVEMNIAHPFREGNGRATRIWLDLILKKEIGKVVDWSKVDKEDYLLAMERSPIRDIEIKYVLKNALTNKINDREVYMKGIDTSYYYEGYTTFKTEDLK